The following nucleotide sequence is from bacterium.
CCTGGATCACCACGGAATCGAGATCGAGGGTGCCCACGCCGTCGTCATCGGACGAAGCATGATCGTCGGAAAGCCGATCTCCCTGCTCCTGCAACGACGCAACGCCACCGTCACGATGTGCCACTCCCGCACCCGTGATCTGGCGGGGGTCTGCCGCAGCGCAGACATCCTGATCGCCGCAACAGGCCGACCGCGCATGGTCCAACCGGATTGGATCCGACCCGGCGCGGCAGTCATCGACGTGGGTGTCAGCGATGTAGACGGTGTGCTCGTCGGTGATGTGGACTTCGAAGGTGTCCAGGGGATCGCTGCGCTGGTGACACCTCATCGGAGAGGCGTCGGCCCCATGACCATCACGATGCTTCTGCACAATACCCTGCGCGCCTACCGTGCCCGGAACGGAAGTTGACGGGCCTGCAACGCACCCCGCTCCATGAGGCGCACGTCGCACTCGGCGCCCGGATGGTCCCCTTTGCCGGCTTCGATATGCCGGTGCAATACGATTCGATCAAGGAAGAGCACGCGGCCGTCCGTCAGACGGCCGGGCTCTTCGACGTCTCCCATATGGGCCAGATCCACTTCACCGGGCCCGAGGCAGTGGCGACGGTCGAACGGCTGGTCACCTGCCACGTAGCGAGCCTGCGCGTGGGGCGCGTGCGCTACGGCCTGTTGTGCAATGAGGAAGGCGGCGTCGTCGATGACGTGACGGTCTATCGAACGGCCGAAGATTCCGTCTTTCTCTGCGTCAACGCGGCCAACGTCGAGAAGGACTACCGGTGGTGCGTTCGGCACGCATCGGAAGCCGCCGGAGTGCGCAACCGGAGCACCGAAACCGCGCTGCTCGCCCTTCAGGGGCCGGCCAGCGCAGCGATCCTCTCCAAGCTCGGTGCCGCCCCGCTCGACGGGATGCGCCGCTTCCGATTCGTGGACGCGGAACTGGCCGGCGGAAAGGTGCTCCTCTCCCGCACGGGCTACACCGGTTCCGATGGCTTCGAGATCTACGCACCCGCCGCAGCCGCCTTGGGCCTGTGGCAGGCCCTGACGGATGCAGGCGCCCGCCCTTGCGGCCTGGGTGCCCGAGACACCCTCCGCCTGGAGGCCGCCCTGCCCCTCTACGGCCACGAACTCGACGATTCGACGTCGCCCCTCGAGGCCCGGCTCGACCGCTTCGTGAAGCTCGAGGCCGGCGGTTTCATCGGCGCCGAGGCGGTTCGCCGCTGCGCGGAGGCGGGGCCGAAGCGCCTCCTCACAGGCTTCGAGATGGTGGGGCGCGGCATCGCCCGAGCCGGCTATCCGATCGCCAAGCAGGGCGAAACCGTGGGCGCCGTCACGTCGGGCGGCCCTTCTCCGACGCTCGGAAAATCCATCGGCCTTGGCTACGTTCCGCCCGCGCTGGCCGAGCCCGGCCAGGAGTTCGACATCGTCGTTCGTGACAAGCCCGTAGCGGCCCGGGTGATCGAAACACCATTCGTAAGCTGAGCAGCCGAGCGCTGCCAGGAAGGATTCCGACAACGTGGGCGACTACGATATTCGCGACGATCTGCGCTACTCGGCGGAAGACGAGTGGGTGCGCAGCGAAGCCAAGGGCGTCACGATCGGCATCTCCGACTATGCCCAGCAGCAGCTGGGAGATGTCGTCTTCGTCGAACTGCCCGAGGTCGGCCGCCTCCTCGAAAAGGGTGAGCCGCTGGGCGTGATCGAATCGGTGAAGACCGTGGCCGATCTCTACGCGCCCATTTCCGGCGAGGTCCTGGAAATCAATCCGGCCCTCGCGGAGACGCCCGAGGCCGTCAACGACGATTGCTACGGCGAAGGCTGGATGCTCGTGCTCTCCGTGGCCGACCCCAGCGAGGTCGAGGGCTTGTTCGATCGTGCGGGATACCTCCAGCACATCAAGGATCGCGAGGATCAAAGCACCTAGCATGAGCTGGATCGCGCTCCCTCAGAGCACCTAGCGTGCGCTACATCCCCCATACCGACGACGACATCCGGGAGATGCTCGCCGTGGTCGGGCAACCGGATGTGGATGCCCTCTTCCATGTGATCCCGGAAGAGTTGCGCTTCAAAGGCGTGCTCGACGTCCCCTCGGGCCAGAGTGAGCTCGAGGTGCAAAAACGGCTCGGCGAGCTTGCAGCGGCCAACACGCAGAGCGGCGGAGACGCCTGGTTCCTCGGCGCCGGAACCTACGCCCATTTCGTACCCAGCGCGGTCGATGCACTGATCTCCCGGGCGGAGATCACGACCTCCTACACGCCCTACCAGCCGGAGATCAGCCAGGGCACGCTGCAAACCATCTTCGAGTGGCAGACGATGATGGCTTCCCTGACGGGCCTCGAGGTGGCCAACGCCTCCATGTACGACGGCGCCTCGGCCACGGCCGAGGCCGCGCTGATGGCCATGCGGGTCACCCGTCGCGAGCGCATCCTGGTATCCGATGGCGTTCATCCCCATACCCTTCACGTGCTGGCGACCTACCTGGGAGGGCTCGGTGCACGGATCGATGCGCTTCCCCTCGGCGACGATGGACGCACGGCGGGCGCCGTGGTGGCCGACGACGTCGCCTGTGTGATCGTGCAGCAGCCCAACTTTCTCGGCTGCATTGAGGAACTCGGTGCGTTCGGGGAGACGGTGCACGCCGCCGGCGCACTGTTGGTGGCGACCGTCGGCGAGGCTCTTTCGCTTCCGCTACTTCGCCCACCGGGCGATTGGGGGGCCGACATCGTCTGCGGCGAAGCCCAGAGTTTCGGCGTGCCCGTCGGTTTCGGGGGCCCTCATCTGGGTTTCCTGGCCGCCCGCATGAAGCACGTTCGCCAGCTGCCGGGACGCCTGGTCGGCGAGACCGTCGACGCCCGAGGCAAGCGAGGTTTCGTGCTCACGCTCTCGACCCGCGAGCAGCACATCCGCCGGGAGCGGGCGACCTCGAACATCTGCACCAACCAGGGCCTCTGCCTGACCATGGCCACGATCTACCTCTCGCTGATGGGAAAGGCGGGCCTGCGCGAGGTGGCCCTGCAGAACCTGGCCAAGGCCGAATACGCCAAACGAAAGCTGCAAGAAGCCGGTCTCGAACTGCCCTTCTCCGCGCCCACCTTCAATGAATTCGTCGTGCGCGTGCCCGACACGCCTTCAGCAGCATTGGCCCGCGCCAGAGAGGCCAAGGTGACCGGCGGGCTCGACCTGACGCGCTTCCGCCCCCAGCTCGGCCCGGCTGTGCTCGTTTGCGCAACGGAGCTCTGCAGCCGAGAGGGCATCGATCGGTTGGCCGCTGCATTGTCGGGAGCGCCCGCATGAGCAACGCCACGCGCGGGATCTCCTACGAAGAACCCCTGGTCTTCGAACGCAGCCGCCCGGGCCGACGGGGCGTCGATCTTCCGCCCCTCGACGTGCCCGAGGTGGACGCCGAGGCGCTCCTCGGTGACGCACTTCGAACGGAGCCCGCGACGCTTCCCGAACTCTCCGAACCGGACGTGGTTCGGCACTTCACACGCCTCTCCACCTGGAATGCAGCGGTCGATCTGGGCCTCTACCCGCTCGGCTCGTGCACGATGAAATACAACCCGAAGCTGAACGAGCAGATCGCACGCTTTCCCGGCCTGGCGCTCGCCCATCCGCATGCGCCGGTCGAGGAGGTGCAAGGCCTGCTCGAACTCATGTTCGAGCTCGAGAACCTGCTTGCGACGGTCAGCGGCATGGCCCGGGTCTCGCTGCAACCTGCAGCGGGCGCCCAGGGCGAGCTGGCAGGTGTGATGATGATCCGCGCCTACCACGAGAGCCGCGGCGATACCCGCCGACGCAAGGTGCTGATCCCGGATTCCGCCCATGGCACGAACCCGGCCAGTGCGGCCCTGAACGGCTACGACGTGGTGGCCGTACCCTCGGGCGACGACGGCCTCCTGCATCCCGAGGCCGTCGAAGCGGCCATGACCGACGAAATCGCCGCCCTGATGGTGACCAACCCGAACACGCTTGGGCTCTTCGAGACGCATATCGCGCGTATCTCCGAGATCGTCCACTCCGGTGGAGGCATGGTCTACGGCGACGGCGCCAATCTGAATGCCCTGCTCGGCCTCTCCCGGCCCGGCGACATGGGCATCGACGTCATGCATTTCAACCTGCACAAGACCTTCTCGACGCCCCATGGCGGAGGCGGGCCGGGCGCCGGGCCGGTCGGCGTCGTAGATGCACTCGTGCCTTTCCTTCCCGTACCCGTGGTGGAGCGCACAGAAGCGGGCGCGTACCGCTGGGACGAGAATCGCCCCCAGACGATCGGCCGCATGCACGGCAACCACGGCAATGTCGGCATGATGGTGCGGGCCTACGCATACATCCTCTCCCTCGGGGCCGACGGTTTGAGGCGTTGCGCCGAAATGGCCGTGCTGAATGCGAACTACCTCCTGGAGCGTCTGCGGGAGCACTACCACGTGCCGTTCCCGGGCACGGTCATGCACGAATGCGTGCTCTCGGATCGAGGCCTGGCGGACACGGGCATCACCACGCTGGACGTCGCCAAGCGCTTGATCGACCACGGCTACCACCCGCCGACGATCTACTTTCCCTTGATCGTCGCGGGCGCCTTGATGATCGAACCCACCGAGAGCGAGGACCGGGAGGGCCTCGATCGCTTCGCCGATACGATGATCGAGATCGCCCGCGAGGCCCACGACGATCCGGAGGCCCTGCGCCACGCGCCGGAGCGGACGCGCCTGACCCGACTCGACGAAACCCGAGCCGCCCGAAAGCCCATCCTTCGATGGCAGCCGCCGGACGCTTCCTGACCCCTGGCGGATGGCCACAGCAGGACGCCTTCTAGCGATCGTCGCGAGCCTCGTGCTCGTCGCCTGCATCCAGAACGACGGCAGCCGGAACCCGCTTTCGGATTTCGGCAAGGTCAGCATCCAGGACGAGCGCAAGCTCGGCTACGAAGTGGACATCCAGCTCCAGGACAACCTGGTGCTGATCGAAGACGCCCTGGTCCTCTCCATGCTGAACGACCTGGGCCAATCCCTGGTCGCAACCCTCGGTGAGCAACCCTTCACCTATCGCTTCCGCGTCCTCGTCGACCCCTCGCTGAACGCCTTCGCCCTGCCGGGAGGCGCGATCTATTTCCATAGCGGCACCATTCTCCAAGCAGGCAACCTGGACGAGTTGGCGGGTGTGATGGCCCACGAAATCGCGCACGTGAAGGCCCACCACTACGCGCGGCAGGCGGAAGCCGCGGCCATTCCCGGCCTGCTCGCCCAACTGGCCGGGGTGCTGGCCACCGTCGCTACCGGACAGGCGGAGCCCTTGCTGATCGCCCAGGGCGTGAACGTGGCCTTGCAGCTCCAATACACCCGCGAACTCGAAGCCGAAGCCGACAACCTCGGAGCCACCTTCATGGCGCGGGGCGGTTACGACCCGCAGGGAGCGGTCCGCTTCTTCGAGCGGGTCCTCTCCGACCAGCACGATCCCGGCATCGAGATTCCCCCCTACCTCTACAGCCATCCGGCCGTCGAGAGCCGCATCGAGGTCGGTGCCCAGCGCGCAGAGAAACTCACCATCACGGGGAAGAAGCCGCCCGGCCTCGAGCGCGCATTTCGCGCCACGCAGTATCGCCTCGCGCGCATCATCGAATTGCGACGGAATGAACTCAAGGAGGTCGTTGGCGCCCGCAATGCCAAGGCCGACCCGCTGCTCGCGACGGCGGGCCTCGAGGCAAAGTCAGGCGACACGGAAGCAGCGCTCCGCACGCTCACCAACGCCGAGGCCCGCTATCCGGCCGATCCGCGAATCCCCTTCCGACGCGGCGAGCTTCTCGCAAAAGCGGATCGGCCCGCCGAAGCCATTCCGGCCTTTCGACGCGCCCTGCTGCTCGATCCGGACGTCGCCCTCAACTACTACTACCTGGGCCTGGCCCACAGGAGACTGGGCGAGAGGGTCCAGGCCACCTTCTTCCTCGAACAAGCGGCCCGCCGCTTCGGAGGCCGTGGCAACCTCCCCAAACGTGCCCGGGAAGCGGCGCGACGGATGATCTTTCCCGTCGTCGGCAACTCCGGGATCTCCGATGGCGCCGAGACCCCAGCCGCCGACACACCGGCCGGCCGTTCGCGCCAGCTCTTCAGTGCCCGTGACGAGCGGGTGGTCTGGTGGGCGTGGATCGAGGAAGACTACGTCAGCCGTCGCGAAGAAATCACCGTACGCTGGACCGACCCCCGCGGCGGCGTCGCCCAGGATGAGCCGGCCGCAAGCATCCGGCGCCCCCACGCACGCTCCGAACTCGAACTCAGCCCCGATCGCCTCTCCTACCACGGTATCTGGCGCGTCGAGGCCTACCTCGATGACGACGTGATCGACCGTCGAACCTTCCGGATCGTCCCGGAAACGGGCAAAGCCGAGCGTTAGCCTGGCCGGGCTCGCGCCCCCTGGTGGCTCCCTACTCGTCCACCCTCTGCCGGGCGATCTCGGACCAGTTGCCATCGGGCACCTGTTGCAAGTAGCGCCGCCAATGCTCGCGAGCCTTCCGGTTCAGCTCGAGCTTTTCATACAGCAGGGCCAGGTTCAGGTGGGCATCGGAAAAGAACGGATCGGCTTGAAGCGCCGCTTTGTAGTGGTGCACGGCCGATTCCCGACGCCCCTCTTCCTCGCAGAGATTCGCCAGGTTGAAGTGGGCCTCCAGATGCGAAGGCTCTCGCTCCAATGCGGCCGCGTACCAATGGCGCGCCTGATCGCGATCTCCGTGATTGAAGTACAAAGTGCCCAGGTTGCAGTGAGCATCCGCGAAATCCGGATCGAGGGTGATCGCCTGGCGATAGGCTTCGATGGCTTCCCGCAGGCGTTTCGGCTCGGCGTCGAGTTCGCAGCCGCGTTCGAACCACGCCAGCGCTCCGGCCTTCTCGTCGCCCTCCCCTCCGAGAGGCGTCGGCCGCATCTCTGCCTTCGATGAAGCGTCGAAATCGATGGCGAGCTGTCCATCCGGTTCCATCAACGCATCGCCATCGCGAACCGCCACCCGGCCAGCTCCGGCGGTAGAAAGGCGCAGCGCGTGCAACGGGCGTTCGAGCTCCGGCAGGCGATTCTGGAGAGCCAACAGACTGCGGCGGATGCGGCGCACCGAAACGCCTTCTTCGACGAGTGTCAGCAGCGAACGCACCTGCAGGAGGTCTTCGAAGGCAAACACGCTGCGACCGTCCGCATCCGCGGAACGGCGCACGAGATCCGTACGCTCCCAGTAGCGCAGTCGTTCCGACGACACACGCAGGATCTTGGCGGTATCCGCCCGCGAGTACACTGCCACCCCCCGGTAGGCCCACACCAAGTGTAACGCGATCCGCGCGAGGGAAAACCGTTTTCTCTATCTTCTCGGCCTGGAAGCGTATCGAGTGCTGGTGCCTCGCCCGGACTTCAAATCCGGTGGAAATCGTGGCGACACGGTTTCGGCGGGTTCGATTCCCGTCCGCTTCCGCCAACCTGGCGTTCTGCGAGCTCGAACTCCATCCGCTTCTGCAGTGCGCACCTCTCCGGCAATTCCACAATTTTCGCCATTTCTACGGATGGGCGAAGCGAATGCCGAACCATCGCATGGTAAACTCGGTTTGAACGAACACGGGGGACTCATGGCGAACGGACGCGTGGATTTGCACGTCAAGGAAACGGACCTCTCGGACGACGCACGTCGCAGATTGGAGGAGCGCTGCCAATCGGTTGTGGATGAGTTCCCGGAACTCACCCACCTCGAAATCACCCTGGCTCCGGACGGCCCGGGGCACGCGGCGAGCGCCCACGCCACAGGCAAGCACACCGAGGCGGCCACCCACGCAAAGGGAGAGAAGGCCACGCAGGTCGCCGATCTGGCACTGCATAAACTCGAACACCAGCTGCGGAAGGTGCACGACAAGCGCATCTTCAGCCGCCGTCGGGATGCCCGCAAACACCCGGCCAAACGGATCGAGGACGGCTAGCCCTCTCCGCCTACCCCAGGATCAGGTGAAGCTTGAGGGCGAGCTTGAAATCGCCCTCGAGACGCACCCGACGTTTTCGGAAAGCCTCCGGCGCGGAGAGATTGCCGGCGTTCAGGCTTTGCCAGGTCTCGATATCCAGACGGACGCGTAGGTCCGGCGCCGGGGCCTCACCCACGACACCCACGACCACGCCCTGGGTGACCCTCAGGTGGTAGATGCCCTGCTCGTGATCCGTGAGGATGAACTCGAGCACCGCTTCGGTTCGTGCCAGTCGACGCCGACGGCTCTCGTCCGCGGCAACCGAAGCCGGCACCCATCGCGTGAAGAATTCTTCGGGATGGATGTCAACGGGCGGTACGGCGCGGTCCGACATGGTTCCAGCGATCTTATCGAAGGGCTCGGAGACATCATCCATGCTCTCCCCGGAGCGCCGCTCCGGTGAATGACTTCTTCACCTTGGCAATCGCTGCGGGGGGCCCTTCCGCGAGGATCCGGCCGCCGCCCGGTCCGCCCTCGGGGCCCAGATCGATGATCCAGTCGGCAACGCGGATCACATCCAGGTTGTGCTCGATCAGCACCACGCTGGCGCCTGCATCGAGAAGTGCGTCGAGGCAGGAGACGAGCACCTGGATCTCTGAGACGTGCAGACCCGTCGTGGGCTCATCCATCACGTAGAGAGCACCCGGCGTTCCCGCGGCCAGGGCCTGAGCGATCCGAAGGCGTTGGAGTTCGCCTCCAGACAAGGTCGAAAGCGGTTGCGCGAGGGTGAGATAACCCAGGCCGACCCGGCACAGCGGCTCGAGCCGCGGCCCGATCGTCTTCTCCGCGGCAAAAAGTTCCCTCGCCTCCCGAACAGGAAGCGCCAGCACATCGACGATCGAGAGGCCGTTCACCGTGATCTCGCGAACCTCGGGCTTGTAGCGGGTACCGTCGCAATGCTCGCATGGGATGCGCACATCCTCGAGGAACTGCATGTCGACCACCGTCTCGCCGCTGCCTTCGCAGGGCTCGCAGCGGCCGCCGGGCACATTGAACGAGAACCAACCCGGAGCCAAACCACGGCGTTTCGCTGCAGCCGCCTTGGCGAAGCGTTTCCGGATGCCATCGAACGCCTTCGAGACCGTCGCCGGATTCGATCGTGCACTTCGGCCCGGCGGCGTCGGCTCGACCACCACGACCTCGGAGATGCGGTCGGCTCCGAGAATCTTCTCGCAGGGGCCGCGCTCGCTCTCCTTGCGGAGTTGTCCGACCAACACGGAGCGAATCAGGGTCGATTTTCCCGCTCCGCTCACCCCGGTCACCGCAACCAGTTGCCCCAGCGGGATGCTGACATCGACGTCCCTGAGATTCTGGGCGCTGGCGCCCTCGATCCGCAGCGCGCCATTGGCATCGGGTCGGAAACGCCTCTCGAGCTTCAACTCGCCGGCCAGCAGCCGGCTCGTCGGCGAGTCGCTTCGGGCGGCGACCTCTTCGACCGTCCCCTCCGCGACGACCTGCCCGCCTTCCCGGCCGGCGCCGGGGCCCAGATCGACCAGATGGTCTGCGGCGGAGACGATCTCCGGCGCGTGCTCGACGACGACCAACGTGTTGCCCTGGTCGCGGATCGAGCGCATCACGCCGAGCAACCTGCCGACATCCCGCGGATGCAGACCGACCGAGGGCTCGTCCAGAACATAGAGCGCCGAGGTGAGGCCGCCGCCGAGCGCCGTCGCGAGCTGAATGCGTTGGGCCTCGCCTCCCGATAGCGTGCGCATCTGGCGCGCCAGGCTCAGATAGCCGAGGCCCACCTCGAGCGCTGTCTCGACACGAGCTTCCAACAGCGCGAGGAGCCGTTCACCCCGCTCCTTCCGACCGGCCTCGAGTTCCAGCGCGCCTAGCCATGCCGCCAGCTCCTCGATCGTGAGCTTCGATACTTCGCCCAGGTGACGCTCCCCAACGACGACCTCGAGCGCCTCGCGACGCAGCCGGTGCCCCTCGCACTCCGGGCAAGGATCGTATTTCCGGTAGCGGGCGATGGCGATTCGCGCCTGCACCTTGTAGCGCCGGGATTCCAGGTACTCGAAGTAGCCCCGGATGCCGTACCAATCGTCATCCCCCTCGATCACCCAGGCACGCTGCCGGGCTCCCAACTGCCGCCAGGTGCGGCTGGGGTCGACGCCGGCTGCGGGGCATGCGCGCAACAGATCGCGTTGGCAGCTGCGTCCGCTCGGGGTTGCGAATGGTGCGATCGCGCCACTCTTCAGGCTGACGCCCGGATCGGGCACGACCTTCTCGAGATCGAGGGCCGCCACACGACCGAACCCCTGAC
It contains:
- a CDS encoding tetratricopeptide repeat protein, yielding MAVYSRADTAKILRVSSERLRYWERTDLVRRSADADGRSVFAFEDLLQVRSLLTLVEEGVSVRRIRRSLLALQNRLPELERPLHALRLSTAGAGRVAVRDGDALMEPDGQLAIDFDASSKAEMRPTPLGGEGDEKAGALAWFERGCELDAEPKRLREAIEAYRQAITLDPDFADAHCNLGTLYFNHGDRDQARHWYAAALEREPSHLEAHFNLANLCEEEGRRESAVHHYKAALQADPFFSDAHLNLALLYEKLELNRKAREHWRRYLQQVPDGNWSEIARQRVDE
- the uvrA gene encoding excinuclease ABC subunit UvrA, with translation MDVPAIRIENARTHNLRNASCTIPLYSLTVVSGVSGSGKSSLAFDTLYAEGQRRYVASLSTYARQFLERLPRPDVDLVSNLPPAIAIEQHNSVTNARSTVGTATEILDHLRLLYAKIGETTCCGARVEAGTVQSWTERLLERFSGQRGSLAIALRSEEQAADLRERLGREGWTRLLDRAGNRFELDDVDDARLDRERKDLLSVVDRLAIGEKGRSRIAEALAAALGRGFGEAIFVPEGGDIVAVREGFVCEACGRRHPTPEPALFSFNSPLGACSTCQGFGRVAALDLEKVVPDPGVSLKSGAIAPFATPSGRSCQRDLLRACPAAGVDPSRTWRQLGARQRAWVIEGDDDWYGIRGYFEYLESRRYKVQARIAIARYRKYDPCPECEGHRLRREALEVVVGERHLGEVSKLTIEELAAWLGALELEAGRKERGERLLALLEARVETALEVGLGYLSLARQMRTLSGGEAQRIQLATALGGGLTSALYVLDEPSVGLHPRDVGRLLGVMRSIRDQGNTLVVVEHAPEIVSAADHLVDLGPGAGREGGQVVAEGTVEEVAARSDSPTSRLLAGELKLERRFRPDANGALRIEGASAQNLRDVDVSIPLGQLVAVTGVSGAGKSTLIRSVLVGQLRKESERGPCEKILGADRISEVVVVEPTPPGRSARSNPATVSKAFDGIRKRFAKAAAAKRRGLAPGWFSFNVPGGRCEPCEGSGETVVDMQFLEDVRIPCEHCDGTRYKPEVREITVNGLSIVDVLALPVREARELFAAEKTIGPRLEPLCRVGLGYLTLAQPLSTLSGGELQRLRIAQALAAGTPGALYVMDEPTTGLHVSEIQVLVSCLDALLDAGASVVLIEHNLDVIRVADWIIDLGPEGGPGGGRILAEGPPAAIAKVKKSFTGAALRGEHG
- a CDS encoding aminomethyl-transferring glycine dehydrogenase subunit GcvPA produces the protein MRYIPHTDDDIREMLAVVGQPDVDALFHVIPEELRFKGVLDVPSGQSELEVQKRLGELAAANTQSGGDAWFLGAGTYAHFVPSAVDALISRAEITTSYTPYQPEISQGTLQTIFEWQTMMASLTGLEVANASMYDGASATAEAALMAMRVTRRERILVSDGVHPHTLHVLATYLGGLGARIDALPLGDDGRTAGAVVADDVACVIVQQPNFLGCIEELGAFGETVHAAGALLVATVGEALSLPLLRPPGDWGADIVCGEAQSFGVPVGFGGPHLGFLAARMKHVRQLPGRLVGETVDARGKRGFVLTLSTREQHIRRERATSNICTNQGLCLTMATIYLSLMGKAGLREVALQNLAKAEYAKRKLQEAGLELPFSAPTFNEFVVRVPDTPSAALARAREAKVTGGLDLTRFRPQLGPAVLVCATELCSREGIDRLAAALSGAPA
- a CDS encoding HPF/RaiA family ribosome-associated protein, yielding MANGRVDLHVKETDLSDDARRRLEERCQSVVDEFPELTHLEITLAPDGPGHAASAHATGKHTEAATHAKGEKATQVADLALHKLEHQLRKVHDKRIFSRRRDARKHPAKRIEDG
- a CDS encoding M48 family metalloprotease, coding for MATAGRLLAIVASLVLVACIQNDGSRNPLSDFGKVSIQDERKLGYEVDIQLQDNLVLIEDALVLSMLNDLGQSLVATLGEQPFTYRFRVLVDPSLNAFALPGGAIYFHSGTILQAGNLDELAGVMAHEIAHVKAHHYARQAEAAAIPGLLAQLAGVLATVATGQAEPLLIAQGVNVALQLQYTRELEAEADNLGATFMARGGYDPQGAVRFFERVLSDQHDPGIEIPPYLYSHPAVESRIEVGAQRAEKLTITGKKPPGLERAFRATQYRLARIIELRRNELKEVVGARNAKADPLLATAGLEAKSGDTEAALRTLTNAEARYPADPRIPFRRGELLAKADRPAEAIPAFRRALLLDPDVALNYYYLGLAHRRLGERVQATFFLEQAARRFGGRGNLPKRAREAARRMIFPVVGNSGISDGAETPAADTPAGRSRQLFSARDERVVWWAWIEEDYVSRREEITVRWTDPRGGVAQDEPAASIRRPHARSELELSPDRLSYHGIWRVEAYLDDDVIDRRTFRIVPETGKAER
- the gcvT gene encoding glycine cleavage system aminomethyltransferase GcvT, whose product is MQRTPLHEAHVALGARMVPFAGFDMPVQYDSIKEEHAAVRQTAGLFDVSHMGQIHFTGPEAVATVERLVTCHVASLRVGRVRYGLLCNEEGGVVDDVTVYRTAEDSVFLCVNAANVEKDYRWCVRHASEAAGVRNRSTETALLALQGPASAAILSKLGAAPLDGMRRFRFVDAELAGGKVLLSRTGYTGSDGFEIYAPAAAALGLWQALTDAGARPCGLGARDTLRLEAALPLYGHELDDSTSPLEARLDRFVKLEAGGFIGAEAVRRCAEAGPKRLLTGFEMVGRGIARAGYPIAKQGETVGAVTSGGPSPTLGKSIGLGYVPPALAEPGQEFDIVVRDKPVAARVIETPFVS
- the gcvH gene encoding glycine cleavage system protein GcvH encodes the protein MGDYDIRDDLRYSAEDEWVRSEAKGVTIGISDYAQQQLGDVVFVELPEVGRLLEKGEPLGVIESVKTVADLYAPISGEVLEINPALAETPEAVNDDCYGEGWMLVLSVADPSEVEGLFDRAGYLQHIKDREDQST
- the folD gene encoding bifunctional methylenetetrahydrofolate dehydrogenase/methenyltetrahydrofolate cyclohydrolase FolD codes for the protein MGDEIEKLTANGERGPCLCVIRVGDDPASASYIKGKRRAAKRIGMESIEHHLPEDTTQEALLELLADLNADDHVDGILVQLPVPPQMQANRIAEAIDPAKDVDGVGTINAGRLVMGEDGLFSCTPLGILEILDHHGIEIEGAHAVVIGRSMIVGKPISLLLQRRNATVTMCHSRTRDLAGVCRSADILIAATGRPRMVQPDWIRPGAAVIDVGVSDVDGVLVGDVDFEGVQGIAALVTPHRRGVGPMTITMLLHNTLRAYRARNGS
- a CDS encoding SCP2 sterol-binding domain-containing protein, giving the protein MDDVSEPFDKIAGTMSDRAVPPVDIHPEEFFTRWVPASVAADESRRRRLARTEAVLEFILTDHEQGIYHLRVTQGVVVGVVGEAPAPDLRVRLDIETWQSLNAGNLSAPEAFRKRRVRLEGDFKLALKLHLILG
- a CDS encoding glycine dehydrogenase subunit 2 — its product is MSYEEPLVFERSRPGRRGVDLPPLDVPEVDAEALLGDALRTEPATLPELSEPDVVRHFTRLSTWNAAVDLGLYPLGSCTMKYNPKLNEQIARFPGLALAHPHAPVEEVQGLLELMFELENLLATVSGMARVSLQPAAGAQGELAGVMMIRAYHESRGDTRRRKVLIPDSAHGTNPASAALNGYDVVAVPSGDDGLLHPEAVEAAMTDEIAALMVTNPNTLGLFETHIARISEIVHSGGGMVYGDGANLNALLGLSRPGDMGIDVMHFNLHKTFSTPHGGGGPGAGPVGVVDALVPFLPVPVVERTEAGAYRWDENRPQTIGRMHGNHGNVGMMVRAYAYILSLGADGLRRCAEMAVLNANYLLERLREHYHVPFPGTVMHECVLSDRGLADTGITTLDVAKRLIDHGYHPPTIYFPLIVAGALMIEPTESEDREGLDRFADTMIEIAREAHDDPEALRHAPERTRLTRLDETRAARKPILRWQPPDAS